From Deinococcus aquaticus, one genomic window encodes:
- a CDS encoding DNA polymerase beta superfamily protein, whose protein sequence is MTRDLLPGTRVTLHAAQGDLPAGAAGVIVSGSGSVYDVLFGAGVRAVNRVHLKVERAALEALPPVRGDLRPFVQYACVMGSRAFGLDTGASDTDLRGFYLPPARLTWGLSDPPEQLEFASRAGPGPGTEEVYWEARKFVRLALKANPNVLEVLFSPMPVQVTPVAQALLDIRGAFLSRLMYVTYGEYVRAQFRRLQSDRERHGEVRPKHAMHLLRLLISGAHALRTGEVMVDVGPHREKLLAVKKGHLTWEAVGAWREELHRDFERAFAETDLPERPDHDAAQDWLIGARRAALDW, encoded by the coding sequence ATGACCCGTGACCTGCTGCCCGGTACCCGCGTGACCCTGCATGCCGCGCAGGGTGATCTGCCAGCGGGCGCGGCGGGCGTGATCGTCTCGGGGAGCGGCAGCGTGTACGACGTGCTGTTCGGGGCGGGGGTGCGGGCCGTGAACCGCGTGCACCTGAAAGTCGAGCGCGCCGCCCTGGAAGCCCTGCCACCCGTGCGCGGCGACCTGCGGCCGTTCGTGCAGTACGCCTGCGTGATGGGTAGCCGCGCTTTCGGGCTGGACACCGGCGCCAGCGACACGGACCTGCGCGGTTTCTACCTGCCGCCCGCCCGCCTGACCTGGGGCCTAAGCGATCCGCCCGAGCAGCTGGAGTTCGCCTCGCGGGCCGGGCCGGGGCCGGGCACCGAGGAGGTGTACTGGGAGGCCCGCAAGTTCGTGCGGCTGGCCCTGAAAGCCAACCCGAACGTGCTGGAGGTGCTGTTCTCGCCCATGCCCGTGCAGGTCACGCCGGTCGCGCAGGCGTTGCTGGACATTCGGGGCGCGTTCCTGAGTCGCCTCATGTACGTCACGTACGGCGAGTACGTGCGCGCGCAGTTCCGCCGTCTCCAGTCGGACCGCGAGCGGCACGGCGAGGTGCGCCCGAAGCACGCCATGCACCTGCTGCGCCTGCTGATCAGCGGCGCGCACGCCCTGCGGACCGGCGAGGTCATGGTGGACGTCGGCCCGCACCGCGAGAAGCTGCTGGCCGTGAAGAAGGGGCACCTGACCTGGGAGGCTGTCGGGGCGTGGCGTGAGGAACTGCACCGCGACTTCGAGCGGGCCTTCGCGGAAACGGATCTGCCCGAACGCCCCGACCATGACGCCGCGCAGGACTGGCTGATCGGGGCGCGGCGCGCGGCCCTCGACTGGTAG
- a CDS encoding metalloenzyme domain protein, translating into MWLALDGVGHPQDAPPGSVWEQDLPTLRPLVDAGLCLDATLGVPGLPQSGTGQACWLTGTDAVALMGEHFGPQPGPTLQRLLSAQSLPVRLARAGGRAALANHYVPAYFEAQAARPGRNRMGCFPFSFRAAALPLNPPGVPLVGATLGLGYARPWPEEGSPERWVRMGAALADGAARHDLIAADLWFGDLLGHAGAHPVPPDALTAGRAYLRRVDALLRGLLDAGARVVVSSDHGNLEDLGVKGHTHARVPFAGSGVNLGSPVNVVEAGQVLAGWFGLPD; encoded by the coding sequence GTGTGGCTGGCGCTGGACGGCGTGGGGCACCCGCAGGACGCGCCGCCGGGCAGCGTGTGGGAGCAGGACCTCCCGACGCTACGGCCGCTGGTGGATGCGGGCCTGTGCCTGGACGCGACGCTGGGCGTGCCGGGCCTGCCGCAGTCCGGGACGGGGCAGGCGTGCTGGTTGACGGGCACGGACGCCGTGGCGCTGATGGGCGAGCATTTCGGACCGCAGCCGGGGCCGACGCTGCAACGCCTGCTGAGCGCGCAGAGTCTGCCGGTGCGGCTGGCGCGGGCGGGCGGCCGGGCAGCGCTGGCGAACCATTACGTTCCGGCGTACTTTGAAGCGCAGGCGGCGCGGCCGGGCCGGAACCGCATGGGGTGCTTTCCGTTCTCGTTCCGGGCGGCGGCCCTGCCGCTGAATCCGCCGGGCGTGCCGCTGGTGGGCGCGACGCTGGGCCTGGGGTACGCGCGTCCCTGGCCGGAGGAAGGCAGCCCTGAACGCTGGGTGCGAATGGGCGCGGCCCTGGCGGACGGTGCGGCCAGGCATGACCTGATCGCCGCTGACCTGTGGTTCGGGGACCTGCTGGGGCACGCGGGCGCGCACCCGGTGCCGCCGGACGCGCTGACGGCGGGCCGGGCGTACCTGCGCCGGGTGGACGCCCTGCTGCGCGGCCTGCTGGATGCGGGCGCGCGGGTGGTGGTCAGCAGTGATCACGGGAACCTGGAGGACCTGGGCGTGAAGGGGCATACGCACGCGCGCGTGCCGTTCGCGGGGTCCGGCGTGAACCTGGGATCGCCCGTGAACGTGGTGGAGGCCGGGCAGGTGCTGGCGGGCTGGTTCGGCCTGCCGGACTGA
- a CDS encoding phosphoribosylanthranilate isomerase, with protein MTVRVKVCGTTSVHDAVLSAGAGADALGFIFAPVSKRLVSAQVAREAGLSVGPSVARIGVFLEQGLDEVLRTAEAARVSAVQLHGPLSSLYVRQVAAYYPVLRVLRPADLAAEAGMWRDEPGVTLMLDAPEPGGGVPLDWAALREVFPRGAWLAGGLGPANVAAAMQALSPAGVDAVSRLEARPGVKDPALVRDFVQAARSS; from the coding sequence ATGACCGTGCGGGTGAAGGTGTGCGGCACGACCAGCGTGCACGACGCAGTCCTGAGTGCCGGGGCGGGCGCGGACGCGCTGGGCTTCATCTTCGCGCCCGTGAGTAAGCGGCTGGTGTCGGCGCAGGTGGCGCGCGAGGCGGGCCTGAGCGTGGGCCCCAGCGTGGCGCGCATCGGCGTCTTTCTGGAGCAGGGGCTGGACGAGGTGCTGCGCACGGCGGAGGCGGCGCGCGTGAGTGCCGTGCAGCTTCACGGGCCGTTGTCAAGTCTTTACGTGAGGCAGGTCGCCGCGTATTATCCCGTTCTGCGTGTTTTGCGCCCCGCCGATCTGGCGGCGGAGGCAGGCATGTGGAGGGACGAGCCCGGCGTGACCCTGATGCTGGACGCCCCGGAGCCCGGTGGCGGCGTGCCGCTCGACTGGGCAGCGTTGCGGGAGGTGTTCCCGCGTGGGGCGTGGCTGGCGGGTGGGCTTGGTCCGGCGAACGTGGCGGCGGCCATGCAGGCCCTCAGCCCGGCCGGGGTGGACGCGGTCAGTCGCCTGGAAGCGCGGCCCGGCGTGAAGGACCCGGCCCTTGTCAGGGACTTCGTGCAGGCGGCCCGATCCTCATAA
- the cobT gene encoding nicotinate-nucleotide--dimethylbenzimidazole phosphoribosyltransferase — MHPDLTALLNAIQPADAGVMARARARQAQLTKPAGALGDLEDLAVRLAGVLGSECPDPRGVAVIVAAGDHGVARAGVSAYPPEVTPAMVANFLADTPAGPGGAAVNALARAVGARVYVMDAGVNAELPEHPALVRAAVRRGTHDLSVQPAMSVDEAQALILAGAALARRAIEDGADILIPGEMGIGNTTPAAAITARLLNLDAAQVTGRGTGVDDERLAHKVAVIRTALDRTPTTDPLEVLAQFGGFEIAAMLGVMLQAAAMRRAVILDGFVEGSAALIGAALAPHLRDSLFPAGQCAEIGHAAQLAHLNLRPMFHLNLRLGEGTGGVLAAPMLLGAAATLREMRTFAEAGVPGGA; from the coding sequence ATGCATCCTGACCTGACGGCCCTCCTGAACGCCATCCAGCCTGCCGACGCGGGGGTGATGGCGCGGGCGCGGGCGCGGCAGGCGCAACTGACCAAACCCGCCGGGGCGCTGGGTGATCTGGAGGACCTGGCTGTGCGGCTGGCGGGCGTGCTGGGCAGCGAGTGCCCGGACCCGCGTGGCGTGGCGGTGATCGTGGCCGCCGGGGATCACGGCGTGGCACGCGCGGGCGTCAGCGCCTACCCGCCCGAGGTGACGCCCGCGATGGTCGCCAACTTCCTGGCAGACACCCCCGCCGGGCCGGGCGGCGCGGCCGTGAACGCACTGGCACGGGCGGTGGGCGCGCGGGTGTACGTGATGGACGCCGGCGTGAATGCCGAGCTGCCCGAGCACCCGGCGCTGGTGCGCGCGGCGGTGCGGCGCGGCACGCACGACCTGAGCGTGCAGCCCGCCATGAGCGTGGACGAGGCGCAGGCGCTGATCCTCGCGGGCGCAGCCCTGGCCCGCCGGGCCATCGAGGACGGCGCGGACATCCTGATTCCCGGCGAGATGGGCATCGGGAACACCACCCCGGCCGCCGCCATCACCGCCCGCCTCCTGAACCTGGACGCCGCGCAGGTCACGGGACGCGGCACCGGCGTGGACGACGAACGACTGGCACACAAGGTTGCGGTGATCCGCACGGCCCTGGACCGCACGCCCACCACCGACCCGCTGGAGGTCCTCGCGCAGTTCGGCGGATTCGAGATCGCCGCCATGCTGGGCGTCATGCTCCAGGCCGCCGCCATGAGGCGCGCCGTGATCCTCGACGGTTTCGTGGAAGGCAGCGCCGCGCTGATCGGCGCCGCCCTCGCCCCGCACCTGCGCGACTCCCTGTTCCCCGCCGGACAGTGCGCGGAGATCGGACACGCCGCGCAACTCGCGCACCTGAACCTAAGGCCGATGTTCCACCTGAACCTCCGCCTGGGCGAAGGCACCGGCGGCGTCCTGGCCGCCCCGATGCTGCTCGGCGCGGCCGCCACCCTCCGCGAGATGCGCACCTTCGCTGAAGCGGGCGTCCCCGGTGGCGCGTGA
- a CDS encoding histidine phosphatase family protein yields MPGDTLTLHLIRHAPTLPNAQRRYPHPHEDAPLTPAGAELARRLDLPRGALAFTSPLGRARQTARLAGFPDALPQPALAEASFGVMAGHTWTELEAAHGEAPRTWIDALSDPHSPHGPPGGDTGHSFHARVQAWLDTLPAGEAVAFTHAGPLLAALRLTVGLSAAATPPGTVATLRREGGHWWLTALRPPT; encoded by the coding sequence GTGCCCGGCGACACGCTGACCCTGCACCTGATCCGCCACGCCCCAACTCTCCCCAACGCGCAGCGCCGCTACCCCCACCCGCACGAGGACGCCCCCCTCACGCCCGCCGGGGCAGAACTGGCCCGCCGCCTCGACCTGCCCCGGGGCGCGCTGGCCTTCACGTCCCCGCTGGGCCGCGCCCGGCAGACCGCGCGGCTGGCCGGATTCCCGGACGCCCTGCCCCAACCCGCGCTGGCCGAGGCGAGTTTTGGCGTGATGGCCGGGCACACCTGGACCGAACTGGAAGCCGCGCACGGAGAGGCGCCACGCACCTGGATCGACGCGCTGAGCGACCCCCACAGCCCCCACGGCCCCCCCGGCGGTGACACCGGCCACAGCTTCCACGCGCGGGTGCAGGCGTGGCTGGACACCCTGCCCGCCGGCGAGGCCGTGGCCTTCACGCACGCCGGGCCGCTGCTGGCCGCGCTGCGCCTCACCGTGGGCCTCTCGGCCGCAGCGACACCCCCCGGCACCGTCGCCACCCTGCGCCGCGAAGGGGGGCACTGGTGGCTGACCGCGCTGCGCCCACCCACCTGA
- a CDS encoding adenosylcobinamide-GDP ribazoletransferase — translation MRDQLRAAHLALTFLTTLPLPHITEIRDGDFARASAYYPLAGYAVGGAVSLLLWLPVPLPGGVIAALGVGAWLLLTGMLHFDGLVDSADALFAMKTPAERLVILQDVHVGAFGLATGGLSLLLLWSLLSAPIPPLAPLVAAVAARTLLLIPMNTYPAARAESLGARSREGRTWAALLIAAPTLLIPGAWVAWVAALAAALLTAAFSARRLGGGLNGDTYGLIVVTAELAALTALAWGR, via the coding sequence ATGCGCGATCAGCTGCGCGCCGCGCACCTGGCCCTGACGTTCCTGACGACCCTGCCCCTGCCGCACATCACCGAGATCCGGGACGGCGATTTTGCGCGGGCCAGCGCGTACTACCCGCTCGCCGGGTACGCCGTGGGCGGCGCGGTCTCGCTGCTGCTGTGGCTGCCCGTCCCCCTGCCCGGCGGCGTGATCGCCGCGCTGGGCGTGGGCGCGTGGCTACTACTGACCGGCATGCTGCACTTCGACGGACTGGTGGACAGCGCCGACGCACTGTTCGCCATGAAAACCCCCGCCGAGCGGCTGGTGATCCTGCAGGACGTGCACGTGGGCGCGTTCGGACTGGCAACCGGGGGCCTGTCCCTGCTGCTGCTCTGGAGCCTGCTGTCAGCCCCCATTCCGCCGCTGGCGCCGCTGGTGGCGGCCGTCGCCGCGCGCACGCTGCTGCTGATCCCCATGAACACCTACCCGGCGGCGCGCGCCGAGAGCCTGGGCGCCCGCAGCCGCGAGGGCCGCACCTGGGCCGCGCTGCTGATCGCCGCGCCCACCCTGCTGATCCCCGGCGCGTGGGTCGCCTGGGTGGCTGCGCTGGCCGCCGCGCTGCTGACCGCCGCGTTCAGCGCCCGCCGCCTGGGCGGAGGCCTGAACGGCGACACCTACGGCCTGATCGTCGTCACTGCCGAACTGGCCGCCCTGACCGCCCTCGCCTGGGGCCGCTGA
- a CDS encoding metal-dependent transcriptional regulator, translated as MTARPLSPSAEDYLKHLLRLGQTGKVSTQALADALNVAPASATGMLRKLTEQGLVSHAPYQGARLTAEGERVAMEVLRHHRLLELFLHRALGVPLDEVHEEAERLEHALSERLEARIAAWLGDPTHDPHGDPIPTLDGELPHQPQRRLSQLAVGDTATVARVPDGDAVQLRAMVAAGLTPGAPLRLDSVDAALGTLTVWATDHPLTLALGVAAQIHVHTP; from the coding sequence ATGACCGCCCGTCCGCTCTCGCCCTCCGCCGAGGATTACCTCAAGCACCTGCTGCGCCTCGGGCAGACCGGGAAGGTCAGTACGCAGGCGCTGGCCGACGCCCTGAACGTCGCGCCCGCCAGCGCCACCGGCATGCTGCGAAAACTGACCGAACAGGGCCTCGTGTCGCACGCCCCGTATCAGGGCGCGCGCCTGACCGCCGAGGGTGAACGCGTCGCCATGGAAGTCCTGCGCCACCACCGCCTGCTGGAACTGTTCCTGCACCGCGCGCTGGGCGTCCCGCTGGACGAGGTGCACGAGGAAGCCGAGCGGCTGGAACACGCCCTGAGCGAACGCCTGGAAGCCCGCATTGCCGCGTGGCTGGGCGACCCCACGCACGACCCGCACGGCGACCCGATCCCCACCCTGGACGGCGAACTGCCGCACCAGCCGCAGCGGCGCCTGTCGCAGCTGGCAGTGGGGGACACGGCGACCGTGGCGCGCGTCCCGGACGGCGACGCCGTTCAGCTGCGCGCCATGGTGGCCGCCGGGCTCACGCCGGGCGCGCCGCTGCGGCTGGACAGCGTGGACGCCGCGCTGGGAACCCTGACCGTCTGGGCGACCGACCACCCCCTGACCCTGGCGCTGGGCGTGGCCGCGCAGATTCACGTGCACACCCCGTGA
- a CDS encoding sigma-70 family RNA polymerase sigma factor — MTLNDPLDSLSDPELARLAVRDERAFEVLVTRHAPAVHRLAALNVGPGAADEVVQDVFVAVHRGLRGFRGDAQFSTWLHRITLNACARALGRHRPSVPLEDAPEPASAQNLTRAAEVTQLREQLSAALQTLPPEQREAVTLREVSGLEYAEIAALTGAELGTVKSRINRGRAALRAWLTRAGVTPHD, encoded by the coding sequence GTGACCTTGAATGACCCCCTGGATTCCCTGTCTGACCCGGAGCTCGCGCGGCTGGCCGTGCGGGACGAACGGGCCTTCGAGGTGCTTGTGACCCGTCACGCCCCGGCCGTGCACCGGCTGGCGGCCCTGAACGTCGGGCCGGGCGCGGCGGACGAGGTCGTGCAGGACGTGTTCGTGGCCGTGCACCGGGGCCTGCGGGGCTTCCGGGGCGACGCGCAGTTCAGCACGTGGCTGCACCGCATCACCCTGAACGCCTGTGCCAGGGCCCTGGGCCGCCACCGCCCCAGTGTGCCGTTGGAGGACGCGCCGGAACCCGCCTCGGCGCAGAACCTGACGCGCGCAGCCGAGGTCACGCAGTTGCGTGAGCAGCTCTCGGCGGCGCTGCAGACGCTGCCGCCCGAGCAGCGCGAGGCGGTGACGCTGCGCGAGGTGTCGGGTCTGGAGTACGCCGAGATTGCCGCGCTGACCGGCGCGGAACTGGGCACCGTGAAGAGCCGTATCAACCGGGGCCGCGCGGCCCTGCGGGCGTGGCTGACCCGCGCCGGAGTGACCCCCCATGACTGA
- a CDS encoding transcriptional regulator translates to MRRDALLGTGLLLAALGGAAHATDTDDLLAALKRARTLAARGQAEVTVLFPPRAVPTRAANALPVVAVRPALLLKNFAVVNAGPQSVAGRDAVRFDLTPKVGGAGHWSLWVDRAWNVPLAFEERRADGAVVRRAAFLKVNAAPAKVAAAVPAVPEGLRGALGRALPGLSLPAGFTPVGVRARVAGGVEVTLSDGLNVLALVLAPQDVRGAPGVASRRVGKVFVWLVGNLPDAELRAALAGVRRASADTLGTFAGPGDSNP, encoded by the coding sequence GTGAGGCGGGACGCGCTGCTGGGAACCGGCCTGCTGCTCGCCGCCCTGGGCGGCGCGGCGCACGCCACCGACACGGACGACCTTCTGGCGGCCCTGAAGCGGGCGCGGACGCTCGCCGCGCGCGGGCAGGCCGAGGTGACAGTGCTGTTCCCGCCGCGCGCCGTGCCCACCCGCGCCGCGAACGCCCTGCCGGTCGTGGCGGTGCGGCCCGCGCTGCTGCTGAAGAATTTTGCGGTGGTGAACGCCGGGCCGCAGTCCGTGGCGGGCCGGGACGCCGTGCGCTTCGACCTGACGCCGAAGGTGGGCGGCGCGGGCCACTGGTCGCTGTGGGTGGACCGCGCGTGGAACGTGCCGCTGGCCTTCGAGGAACGCCGCGCGGACGGCGCGGTGGTGCGCCGCGCGGCGTTCCTGAAGGTGAACGCCGCGCCGGCGAAGGTCGCGGCAGCGGTTCCGGCCGTGCCGGAGGGCCTGCGCGGCGCGCTGGGGCGGGCGCTGCCGGGTCTGAGTCTCCCGGCGGGGTTCACGCCGGTCGGGGTGCGGGCGCGCGTGGCAGGCGGGGTCGAGGTGACCCTGAGCGACGGTCTGAACGTGCTGGCACTGGTGCTGGCCCCGCAGGACGTCAGGGGCGCGCCGGGCGTGGCGTCCCGGCGGGTGGGAAAGGTGTTCGTGTGGCTGGTCGGGAACCTCCCGGACGCGGAGTTGCGCGCGGCGCTCGCGGGGGTGCGGCGGGCCTCGGCGGACACCCTGGGAACTTTTGCGGGGCCGGGCGACTCTAACCCGTAG
- a CDS encoding DUF1800 domain-containing protein — translation MTLTPLTRPLSAEDAAHFLRRTAFGATDAQIRALVGKDARTAAREALAFDQKTAPGNPFDPMQGAGPGPMLQLTRGAWLFELVYGPHPLREKLALTWSNHFVIGTDKVRNVHALAGYLGLLRRHAATTSFERFTLEVAQAPAMLRYLDNDQNRRGKPNENFSRELLELFTTGIGQYSEDDVREGARALTGWTFEGGRGNQNYLEPSRFVFNERQHDPGRKTYLGQSGELRGEDIIRLAATHPQTATFVSRKLHRAFLADTPDTAAVQGSAETWRRTNGNVRAVLEELLSSEAFYASRARIIRSPVEYVVGALRTLGQPKMDAKALLNLTQTAGRMGQVLLQPENVKGWDGGREWINDTTLLLRLQLAAALTLGSKAPPLTAAPSALALTGLERPPSAAATLKLNPQQATYLHLISPEFQLA, via the coding sequence ATGACCCTGACTCCCCTGACCCGCCCCCTGAGCGCCGAGGACGCCGCGCACTTCCTGCGGCGCACGGCGTTCGGCGCGACCGACGCGCAGATCCGCGCGCTGGTGGGCAAGGACGCCCGCACGGCCGCGCGCGAGGCCCTGGCGTTCGATCAGAAGACCGCGCCCGGTAATCCCTTCGATCCCATGCAGGGGGCCGGCCCGGGGCCGATGCTGCAACTCACGCGCGGCGCGTGGCTGTTCGAGCTGGTGTACGGCCCGCACCCGCTGCGCGAGAAACTGGCCCTGACCTGGAGTAACCACTTCGTGATCGGCACCGACAAGGTCCGGAACGTGCACGCGCTGGCCGGGTACCTGGGCCTGCTGCGGCGGCACGCGGCGACCACGAGTTTTGAACGCTTCACGCTGGAGGTCGCGCAGGCCCCGGCGATGCTGCGGTACCTCGACAACGATCAGAACCGGCGGGGGAAACCGAACGAGAATTTCAGCCGGGAACTGCTGGAACTGTTCACGACCGGCATCGGGCAGTACTCCGAGGACGACGTGCGCGAGGGCGCGCGCGCCCTGACCGGCTGGACCTTCGAGGGCGGGCGCGGCAACCAGAACTACCTGGAACCGTCACGGTTCGTGTTCAACGAGCGGCAGCACGACCCGGGCCGCAAGACGTACCTGGGTCAGAGCGGCGAGTTGCGCGGCGAGGACATCATCCGGCTGGCCGCCACGCACCCGCAGACGGCCACGTTCGTGAGCCGCAAACTGCACCGCGCGTTCCTAGCCGACACGCCGGACACGGCGGCCGTGCAGGGCAGCGCCGAAACGTGGCGGCGCACGAATGGGAATGTGCGGGCCGTGCTGGAAGAACTGCTGTCCAGCGAGGCCTTCTACGCCAGCCGCGCCCGGATCATCCGCAGTCCGGTCGAGTACGTGGTGGGCGCGCTGCGCACCCTAGGGCAACCGAAGATGGACGCCAAGGCCCTGCTGAACCTCACGCAGACGGCCGGACGCATGGGGCAGGTGCTACTGCAACCCGAGAACGTCAAGGGCTGGGACGGCGGGCGCGAGTGGATCAACGACACCACCCTGCTGCTGCGCCTGCAACTCGCGGCGGCCCTGACGCTGGGCAGCAAGGCCCCGCCCCTGACGGCCGCGCCGTCCGCGCTGGCCCTGACCGGCCTGGAACGCCCGCCCAGCGCGGCGGCCACCCTGAAGCTGAACCCGCAGCAGGCGACGTACCTGCACCTGATCAGCCCTGAATTCCAGCTGGCCTGA
- a CDS encoding DUF1501 domain-containing protein → MTNRRDFLKLSALAAAATTGMPGFLARAAAQAAGSKTLVVIQLTGGNDGLNTLVPYSNGAYYAARPTIAIPKKDVLTLTPDLGMHPAMRPLMGLWDGGRMAWMENVGYPNPNRSHFASMAIWHTADPSQAQSDGWIGRLAESIGDPFCASNIGAATPQALRASEFSLPSIDTVDNFQLKLPQGLGGAFGDMLDAARSGEAAFLTQATRQMMKNTARVQANAQKYRAGATYPEGRFAAQLRDTARLIAAGVGQRVLYVSLGGFDTHAGQRAEQDELLGTLASGLAAFHADLERQGLAENVVVMGFSEFGRRVAENGSAGTDHGKGSVMFALGSGVRGGVHGSSPDLEDLSDGDIKYRQDFRGVYAEALSGWLGLNAREILNGDFRGPGWLA, encoded by the coding sequence GTGACGAACCGACGTGATTTCCTGAAACTCTCCGCCCTGGCGGCCGCCGCCACGACCGGCATGCCCGGTTTCCTGGCGCGCGCCGCCGCGCAGGCCGCTGGCAGCAAGACCCTGGTCGTGATTCAGCTGACCGGCGGGAACGACGGCCTGAACACCCTCGTTCCGTACAGCAACGGCGCGTACTACGCCGCGCGGCCCACCATCGCCATCCCGAAGAAGGACGTGCTGACCCTCACGCCGGACCTGGGCATGCACCCCGCGATGAGGCCGCTGATGGGCCTGTGGGACGGCGGCCGCATGGCCTGGATGGAGAACGTGGGCTACCCGAACCCGAACCGCAGTCATTTTGCCAGCATGGCGATCTGGCACACGGCGGACCCCTCGCAGGCGCAGTCGGACGGCTGGATCGGCCGTCTGGCCGAGAGCATCGGCGATCCGTTCTGCGCCAGCAACATCGGCGCGGCCACGCCGCAGGCGCTGCGGGCCAGCGAGTTCAGCCTGCCCAGCATCGACACGGTGGATAACTTCCAGCTGAAGCTCCCGCAGGGTCTGGGCGGCGCGTTCGGGGACATGCTGGACGCCGCCAGGAGCGGTGAGGCGGCGTTCCTGACGCAGGCGACCCGGCAGATGATGAAGAACACGGCGCGCGTGCAGGCCAACGCCCAGAAGTACCGGGCCGGGGCGACGTACCCGGAAGGGAGGTTCGCTGCGCAGCTGCGCGACACGGCCCGCCTGATCGCCGCCGGGGTAGGGCAGCGGGTGCTGTACGTGTCGCTGGGCGGCTTCGACACGCACGCCGGGCAGCGCGCCGAGCAGGACGAGCTGCTGGGCACGCTCGCGTCGGGCCTCGCGGCTTTCCACGCGGACCTGGAACGGCAGGGACTGGCCGAGAACGTGGTCGTCATGGGCTTTTCCGAGTTCGGGCGGCGCGTCGCCGAGAACGGCAGCGCCGGCACCGATCACGGCAAGGGCAGCGTGATGTTCGCGCTCGGTAGCGGCGTCAGGGGCGGCGTGCACGGCAGCAGCCCGGATCTGGAGGACCTGTCGGACGGGGACATCAAGTACCGGCAGGATTTCCGGGGCGTGTACGCCGAGGCGCTGAGCGGCTGGCTGGGCCTGAACGCCCGCGAGATCCTGAACGGCGACTTCCGGGGTCCGGGCTGGCTGGCATGA
- a CDS encoding GNAT family N-acetyltransferase: MSSPCLLGLRAGRYSLACGNSCSEGTVTHPDHRRRGVTTALKAHALTWAKGEGHTHAGTGGTVLNLPMLRVNTRLGYRTERMWITWEKDL; this comes from the coding sequence ATTTCAAGCCCCTGCCTCCTGGGCCTTCGTGCTGGTCGCTATTCCCTCGCCTGTGGAAACTCTTGCAGCGAGGGAACCGTCACCCACCCGGATCACCGCCGCCGGGGCGTGACGACTGCCCTGAAAGCCCACGCCCTGACCTGGGCGAAAGGGGAGGGCCACACGCATGCCGGGACGGGCGGCACGGTCCTGAACCTGCCCATGCTGCGCGTGAACACCCGCCTGGGCTACCGCACGGAACGCATGTGGATCACCTGGGAGAAAGACCTCTGA
- a CDS encoding transposase, with product MPRIPSLPHSIITAQLNRVTSLSGLIPYSTLCKSAISKEMARDSFASTEDFKRRARNAPEGAFLAIDFVMVPHAGRTMEGVNYHYSGQAQTRLGHQFTSAALVRFGEDPVPLLERFKVSQALHTERYPYRTATQEMIHVVQDCLAAGVPMAGLLLDGEFGRDAAVTFSREHQIPVLIRAKANMTVQFEGEGLTLGALSRQFPPERCHLYAEFGWRVRRLSVTREVGGFDVLIVWRKVHGEWTRFFLFSTFGGDVTVRSLLRAWKARWGIEVIHRFFKQNLGLGRCHCRTIQAQENWVWCVVEAFHAVLRVRREVPGMTWRAAQRQAAQNAEKYVLTGMEQDGPLLDAA from the coding sequence ATGCCTCGCATCCCCAGCCTACCGCACAGCATCATCACCGCTCAGCTGAACCGGGTCACCAGCCTCAGTGGCCTCATCCCCTACAGCACCCTGTGTAAAAGTGCCATCTCCAAAGAGATGGCGCGGGACTCCTTCGCCTCCACGGAGGACTTCAAGCGTCGAGCCAGGAACGCGCCGGAGGGCGCGTTCCTGGCCATTGATTTCGTCATGGTGCCCCACGCCGGACGGACGATGGAAGGCGTGAACTACCACTACAGCGGTCAGGCCCAGACCCGTCTGGGCCATCAGTTCACCTCCGCGGCCCTGGTCAGGTTCGGTGAAGATCCAGTTCCGTTGCTGGAGCGCTTCAAGGTTTCCCAGGCCCTGCATACAGAGCGCTATCCTTACCGTACAGCGACTCAGGAAATGATCCACGTCGTCCAGGATTGCCTCGCGGCGGGCGTCCCCATGGCGGGTCTCCTCCTGGATGGGGAGTTCGGGCGGGACGCGGCTGTGACCTTCAGTCGCGAGCATCAGATTCCGGTATTGATCCGTGCCAAAGCCAATATGACCGTGCAGTTCGAGGGTGAGGGACTCACCCTCGGTGCGCTGAGTCGGCAGTTCCCTCCAGAACGCTGCCACCTGTACGCGGAGTTCGGGTGGCGTGTCCGTCGATTGTCGGTCACCCGTGAGGTCGGTGGGTTCGATGTCCTGATCGTGTGGCGCAAGGTGCACGGGGAGTGGACACGGTTTTTCCTGTTCAGCACGTTTGGTGGTGACGTCACGGTTCGCTCACTGCTGCGGGCCTGGAAGGCCCGCTGGGGAATTGAGGTGATTCACCGGTTCTTCAAGCAGAACCTGGGACTGGGACGCTGTCATTGCCGGACGATCCAGGCGCAGGAGAACTGGGTGTGGTGCGTGGTGGAGGCCTTTCACGCGGTGTTACGGGTGCGTAGGGAAGTACCGGGAATGACGTGGCGGGCCGCACAACGGCAGGCAGCTCAGAATGCCGAAAAGTACGTCCTGACCGGGATGGAGCAGGACGGCCCCCTGCTTGACGCCGCGTGA